From one Lolium rigidum isolate FL_2022 chromosome 4, APGP_CSIRO_Lrig_0.1, whole genome shotgun sequence genomic stretch:
- the LOC124707105 gene encoding uncharacterized protein DDB_G0284459 has protein sequence MRRKKHSDRGGGGGGGGTELFICFTSRPSTASSGLRPSASSKAFSPGRGGGETAPPALRPSLSRRLRNSGPLKGGQSPMFPPGTTAASGGRRGRAGMEPAEPSSPKVTCIGQVRVKGGKRKPKHASAAALRSRSRRGVGGGGLGSESSFRRGGVDDRDGPGAKNPNQGGWVYQIPVNICEALKTFGSCGGRSLCSPSRDRPRSAAADKKRRRAPAAGSWLCGAAMARCLLAIQEEEEDVGKGSAVGPADDARGSEVGLVMQGWDVEDEDEEFVDDMGVVVGEVEVEKEDEILLVGGKEEEGRVSVCIPPRNALLLMRCRSDPVRMAALATRFWGSPAAANVGQVVDNQGDNGDHKQEEEQDHRNVDKECEEEEAAARNSTVSVDDALCRECGVLEDGGGEAGDAGQVETEAEQSSEHVDLEKEENDGGNEEEDVGEPAVEVQIVRKDVGLEVGSTGEAANKSESQAPGMVEVAADAKEVADVPRPEKEEEEVKGRRSVSSCSPSTALKEDRKLRRLGSKKRVSSSSRASSSSDRVDRRHSFSAEMEARRSSFSSVKDSRRASFSIDRDGRRWSFTIEQEHLVAEPKVLMASRKGKKNSSEPESEKDCAVLVVAPNSVEEAQESHDDGKEEAAKDGEEEGTTQGAEVSTEVEKVETIVDEKEAVEVKHDRRKKSGELPDCLLMMMCEPKLSMEVSKETWVCSTDFVHWKSHQGQNRRQQKAAATGSNAAASEENKDADNAEETSVVKDTEESKAPAPLRSTSMPPPQVVVQKPPPKPAAEKKLKLEPPMVASVAVAYAPLVLKRCKSEPLRSSARLAPDACFWKDRHRPLNATGIGF, from the coding sequence ATGCGCCGCAAGAAGCACTCggaccggggcggcggcggcggaggcggaggcaccGAGCTCTTCATCTGCTTCACCTCCCGTCCCTCCACCGCATCCTCCGGCCTCCGCCCCTCCGCATCCTCCAAGGCCTTCAgccccggccgcggcggcggcgagacggcgccgccggcgctgcgCCCGTCGCTCAGCCGCCGGCTGCGCAACAGCGGCCCCCTCAAGGGGGGCCAGTCGCCCATGTTCCCGCCGGGGACCACGGCCGCGTCCGGGGGCCGCCGCGGCAGGGCCGGGATGGAGCCCGCCGAGCCCTCCTCGCCAAAGGTCACCTGCATCGGCCAGGTCCGGGTCAAGGGCGGCAAGCGCAAGCCCAAgcacgcctccgccgccgcgctgcgCTCGCGCTCCCGccgcggtgtcggcggcggcgggcttggGTCCGAGTCCAGCTTCCGCCGCGGGGGCGTGGACGACCGGGACGGCCCGGGCGCCAAGAACCCCAACCAGGGCGGCTGGGTCTACCAGATCCCGGTCAACATCTGCGAGGCGCTCAAGACCTTCGGCTCCTGCGGCGGCCGCTCCCTCTGCTCGCCCTCCCGCGACCGCccgcgctccgccgccgccgacaagAAGCGCCGCCGCGCCCCGGCCGCCGGGAGCTGGCTCTGCGGCGCCGCCATGGCCAGGTGCCTCCTGGCcatccaggaggaggaggaggacgtcgggAAGGGCTCCGCCGTCGGCCCGGCGGACGACGCCAGGGGCTCGGAGGTGGGCCTCGTGATGCAGGGGTGGgacgtggaggacgaggacgaggagtttGTCGACGACATGGGCGTGGTTGtcggcgaggtggaggtggagaaggAAGATGAGATCTTGCTGGTGGGaggcaaggaggaggaggggagggtcAGCGTCTGCATCCCTCCCAGGAACGCCCTCCTGCTCATGCGCTGCAGATCCGACCCGGTGCGCATGGCCGCTCTCGCCACGCGCTTCTGGGGCTCCCCTGCCGCCGCCAATGTCGGCCAGGTGGTTGACAATCAAGGGGACAACGGCGACCACaaacaagaggaagagcaagaccaTCGCAATGTAGACAAGGaatgtgaagaagaagaagcagcagcTCGTAATTCGACGGTTTCTGTCGATGACGCGCTGTGCCGAGAGTGTGGTGTccttgaagatggtggtggtgaggCAGGGGATGCAGGTCAGGTGGAGACAGAAGCTGAACAGAGCTCTGAACATGTAGATTTGGAGAAAGAAGAGAATGATGGAGGGAACGAAGAGGAAGATGTTGGTGAGCCTGCTGTGGAGGTGCAAATTGTTCGCAAAGATGTAGGTTTGGAGGTTGGTTCAACAGGGGAAGCTGCTAATAAGAGTGAAAGCCAGGCCCCAGGGATGGTGGAGGTTGCGGCAGACGCTAAGGAGGTCGCCGATGTTCCAAGAccggagaaagaggaggaagaagtgaaggggaGGAGGTCAGTTAGCAGCTGCTCCCCATCAACAGCACTCAAGGAGGACCGCAAGTTGCGACGGTTGGGCAGTAAGAAGCGTGTTTCTAGCAGCAGCAGGGCCTCTTCGAGCAGTGATCGCGTAGACAGGCGACATAGCTTCTCAGCCGAAATGGAGGCACGGCGATCGAGCTTCTCGAGCGTAAAGGATTCAAGGAGGGCAAGCTTCTCCATTGATAGGGATGGAAGGAGGTGGAGCTTCACGATTGAGCAGGAGCATCTTGTCGCGGAACCCAAGGTTCTTATGGCATCCAGGAAGGGGAAGAAAAATTCTTCCGAGCCAGAGTCAGAGAAAGATTGTGCCGTTCTTGTTGTTGCACCAAACAGTGTAGAGGAGGCTCAAGAATCCCATGATGATGGGAAGGAAGAAGCAGCAAAGGATGGTGAGGAAGAAGGAACAACACAAGGTGCAGAAGTTAGCACAGAAGTCGAGAAGGTAGAAACAATAGTCGATGAGAAAGAAGCTGTGGAAGTAAAGCATGATCGGAGGAAGAAGAGCGGCGAGTTGCCAGATTGCCTCCTCATGATGATGTGTGAGCCTAAGCTCTCCATGGAGGTCTCCAAGGAGACATGGGTCTGCAGCACCGATTTCGTCCATTGGAAGTCTCACCAGGGCCAGAATCGTCGCCAGCAGAAGGCTGCTGCTACCGGTAGCAATGCTGCTGCTTCGGAGGAGAATAAGGATGCGGACAATGCTGAGGAGACGAGCGTTGTGAAGGACACAGAAGAGAGCAAAGCGCCAGCACCGTTGAGATCCACATCTATGCCACCACCCCAGGTTGTTGTCCAGAAACCACCACCCAAACCAGCCGCGGAGAAGAAGCTTAAGCTAGAGCCGCCGATGGTTGCCAGTGTGGCGGTGGCTTACGCACCACTCGTCCTGAAGCGCTGCAAGTCAGAGCCGTTGCGGTCATCCGCGCGGCTGGCGCCCGACGCGTGCTTCTGGAAGGACCGGCATCGGCCCCTCAATGCCACCGGAATCGGCTTCTGA